tgattaggttataataatcaccttcaaaccttccttgaaccttctctatgttcttctcatatgatcttcaatattcgtgcATACCATTTTAAAATACCACACTTCCTTACTtcatctcacaaataagatcttacatttataccaaaacctaagaccaaatgtctaTTTCggataataaagaatattacaatcaaattaattataaataagtcaagatgtgatgcatcatgtcagctcaatataattaaaacaatatccaattgattaaatcatctccacaaCGTTTCGTGTTGATCTAGattagataatgcatgtcagtccataacctagaccaatttaccggtaataataaatatgtcaacccgattagaccaaaaaccaaaataaaaaatccaagtgtccaaaccatgtcttcgacataaccaagtgatctccagatgataacaagttatccctagtgctggtgaacaatataacctgctggtgagcaatctaacctatcggtgaacaatatatcagtgactatgcataagtcattgaacctgtcagtgaacataaccaaagatctccagaaggataagtgttgataagagttaacatcagtgacaaaaccaatgcaactcatccataataccaacaacctctaggttaaggttgatgatttgtataaataagtgttgtaatcatctTAGTTTTGTATCTGTGTGTGtgaatatttttttgtttctttagtaGTAGAGGAGAAGAGAGAAGAAGTGTTAAAGAGTGTGCAGAAGTgtgaagagaagagtttgagtatattTGTATTTAACCGAAACTatgattaggcatttggagatgatattctttcagttcatgtaatctggattgttgtccaaactTTGTAAGGCAATgggccttcctagggttgtatccctttaTTATTTTGACCAGTGAGCTCCAGGCAATGTCCTtgagtgcatgtgcattccccattgtaatatttttacatactactatagagtatcatcatattgtgggtaggttcccaccgtggtttttccctttaccggatttccacatcaaaaatatatgtgttgttgatgtgttttttatctTTTCTATTATTTTTCTTGATCAGATTTGAGGTTAAGGTTAAtttttttaagtttggtgaaaactgattcacacccccccaccctctcagttttcctgaATTGTTTTTGCCAATAGGGGGTCCCTAGGGAAATTCTTAGGATCAAGGAAATAAGGGGGTAATGTTGGCATAACAAGGTAATGATTGTGTAATATTTTATTACATTGATAGTTAGTAGTTACTGCACCCATTAACCACCATTGGTTAAGTTGCAACCATTAACCACTTTGTAATCGCATATATGTGTTCATGCCTACCTACATTGAATACGATCAATTAAGTTTGTTTTAGTACTCTATCAGTATGCTATGTAAGAAGTTCATcgattacacatgacacctgtttgccaggttttcatcatggaactttcccaaggcacctattttctaggttttcaccattggatgaatgaATTTTCTTTAgtgttttttcttctcttttttttcctttttttttttgcatttttgacatttttgaagaAATATGACACATGATAGGATAtgaaaggactcaagcatcttgttgtttATATAGTAAtcttgaaaaatggaccatgactattgAAAGTATGCTCAAATATGTTAATGGGATaatgagatgggactaaggtaATGATGTATGGAAAGGATTGGAAAAAAGGGCTAGTTGAAAGGAAAAGAGGTATTGGATAATAAATGGGATATTGGAAGGTCTGTACATGACTACATGGAaatgttgggaagatcaacattggcacacacctcgaGGAGTAGTATATTGATGGAAGAAAAATAGATTTTAGGTATTGATATTTTGATGGAGGAGTGGTtttagattttgggacataagaacccaaaatggatgaaggaggtgatcgAGGAATAGATTTGAAAGCTGGAAAATATTGGGATagaggaataacaattttggatgccaatttggattttcaTTTAGGATGTTGTACTTAGAGGAGCCGCTTggcaatccacatagttttttatttttcattcttttgttgttccttggaatgcattgcttctaccaGTGCTCAAGGAACCCAAATagttttgacattttctttttaatttttctcagtgggcctttgtagccttttggacacttctttttatttttggatcatattttgatttgtattgacatgttgattagatgggacatgttgatccttgaatgtaTGTAGATTTTTGGACTTATGAATTTTATTCTCAGCATCCAAATCACTTAGAAAAGGAAATGAATGAgaagatggataggaatgatatggaggtattttggatggctGGAAGGTGCTCAAGGTTGTGTTTCTTTACTGATCTTGAATAGTAGAGAGAGAGATATAAGGGcataaaatggatggaagggatgaaggggaaggtgtaTATTTAGAATTTGATTAAGGGATGTAGGATTTAGCAGGAGtgccaacatcttgaggaatgtcactgaggccatgaccattaaGTTTTcttttgatatggaggggttcttgcttgtgaaggtctaccccttttcctttataaatattttgacccataggatactctttgcttcgAGAAGAAGACGCGAGTCAATTATGAGGTGAATATGATATGAAagaaatgatgggatcatgaaATGGATCAGACTAGACCAAAGTAGAGGAACTCATTGTACATGTAGGGGATTCATGAAgatcttgcaccaacatgttagaatTATGAGGGGGATCATGATCATGAGGGGTATTAGGATCAATGACACACTCTTCATGAGATGAAATGGGTGGAATAATGGGATAATGAAAATagatgagatcttggagtgtatatggaggattagggcatggagatggaggaacaaaggaatcttgtggaggatttaaagggatgatagggtcttgtgttgaaCATGAATctgaaaggatactttgatcttgaaaaggaggaagatcattggattcctcttaaaagttgctcttctcttgactttcaatgagaTCATTAGGAAGAATGaaagaattaaaataaaattttatcttaatcaaaattaatccttaaaagaagaagaaaaggaagaatttgAATAACCTTAAAAACAAGATAGAATATCCTAATAAAATAAGACAACATTAAAGGATATTATTATCAAAAGAaaatagcaataaaatataggTTTTCACTACAAAATATAACTAGCATTCATATATTTTGAAAAACTTATGTAAAAGATGCTGAAATAtatcatattttttaattattccACTTAATTGTTATATTATTATTCTATTGAATAttcaattattattatattatgatattataattgatactctattattattatattatgatattttaatttatattaaactattattattaatatatgattatattattattgtattttaatataaTCTTATTATTATATCTTTCTAAAAGCAAAAAAAACTTTAGAACtaatttttttattcttatttttttataattttagtaAACTCTTTACAAAAGAAAAAAATCTATTAGAACTAAATTATTAATAGtatattatcatatcattgcattttgatttttcttttctcctAACCTTATTCTTGAGAAAAACGTGGATTTTATGTATAGACACTTTTATCCCTCGCCATGTTCTACTTAGTAATTATTGTAACATTTTAATAACAAatgaatataataattttaaacttaatgaaaaatttatcctaaaaaaaaggaagaagaattaaaataaagcaatttttttttaataattttttttttaattcttgaaacttaaaaattaaataaaatatcttAATTTACATGAAataatattaaaagatattcttTCCAAAGGAATCATTCATTTTGCAAAGTAGATCATTCATCTCATATAGAGAATGCCTTcaacataaaaataaatttcaactataaCCTATaacttaaaatattatatatacgAAAAATATAACATGTCAGTATATGTAGTGGAGAAGTTCTAATATACAACTAAAATTGAAAAATCCCTAGCCTCTTAGAAACATGTAGCCTCCTAGTgaaaaattcttgatcattttttccaactctatttcaatttttttgccaGGTAATGTAAAAAATCCAACTCAAGATTCAATATATATAAAGTTATATGCAACATCATACCTAAAAAATCTAGCCCAAGATTCAATATGCATAAAGTTATGCAACATATTTGGGAAATCCAACCAAAGATTCAATATATATAGAAACAAACGCAACATAATATTTAGAAAACAAAGAAGTTTAAGCAATAGAACTATTAATAGACATATCATATTTTATGATGTTTGTTATGTTCATAGGAGCTTCCACAATGCTTGTTGTGCAAAGAATTCTACTAAAACACCATATAAATTATAGGATCCATCTCCCTCCAATATGTTTGGTCTATTGTTTTTGTACTAGATCTCTACAAAACTTTAGTGTATTATAATTGTCACATCAAATGATAGTCGGACGGTGAAAAAGGATACTCAACTCAGTGAGAATGTTTTGCAACCAAGTAGCCTGAATGGTAATATTGAGTATTTTATTATTGTAGTAACCAAAGGTGCTATTGAGAATAGTGATGATATAGATAAATTATATACATTTTATTTTGATATCCTCTCTAGTATGCATTTTTATTAATCTCTAAATTTTTGGGGCTATAAGTACATTTTGTATCTAGTTTGGATATTATGTGGAATATTTTTAAATGTTGTCAGAATAGTTGCTCCTATATTGTAATAACTCCTTTTCTTGAATAAGTtctaacataaaaaaaaatgacacaaattaaaaaataatagactCTTGACTTGAAATGTCCATCTTAGTTCAAAATATGGAACACGCTAAATGGATAGAAGGTTGATCTCACAGTATATTTATAGAAGGTGGATCAACCTTGTATCATTTTAGTGGTTTCTATCATAGAATAGAAAGTGTCCATTTCCCTCTTCATCTATTTTTATTACCATATTTAGTTTTGGTATATGCCCCTAATATCATGCTCTTTAGTGATTGGTGAAATTACACAATTAACAATTAGAAGTTAAAGAGTTGATTCCTCTTGTGAAAGGGGATTCCATAATCTTCCCAAGTTCCCGAGGTTGTTAATCTTAGATACATAAGAATCACTCAATGGAAGATGAGATGATATGAAACAACATAACTATATGGAATTCCTAAGGTAGAAGATGCAACAAGATCAAGGAAGCTCAAATTGAGGGTATTAAACTAACTAGATCCTACCTTAACCGACATATTAGGAAAGGAAAAATCAAATAGAAAAGAGAGGAGAAAGTAAAATGGAGAAGAAATCTATCAACTATAATAGTCATTCTTTAATAGGAAGATTAAACTTGGCTCAAGACATGCTCATTGAGTTATCCAAGAGTATGAAGAAAGAATTAAAGCAATgtgattaaatttataaataaaaaatataagaattttAAGGTATAGATAATAACCCATAAATTAATAACCACAAATATATCAAActcaaaaattatattttatataaaaagaGAAATTATAATTTGTTGACTATGAAAAATGtgataattatataaaaaaaagaaataataatttggtgcatgttattgaatatttcattggtctagtggtattcttcatgttatacgacttTCTAGCTGACCTGATGGGTCatgcgtgttgcagatgatcttcaCAAGATATTTAGTGGTATTGTGTGTTCCAGCTTtatatttgggtccatgctatgtcctagctgacattgtattggtccgcatatggatttctgtatcatgtgatgcaattttgtaattaggtcttatgtgttgagtcgacctttaggttaaggttgatgatctatataaataagtgttgtaatcatgtaagttgtgtatttgtgtgtgtgaaTATTGTTTTGTTCCTTCGGTAGTAGAGGAGAAGAGAGAAGAAGTGTGAACGAGTGTGCAAAAGTGTGAAGATCAGAGTTTGAGTATATTTGTATTTAACCGAAACTATGATCAGACATTTGGacatgctattctttcagttcatgtaatttggattgttgtctgatctttgtaaggcaatgagccttcctagggttgtatccctttattattttgagaagtgagcATTAGGAAGTGTCCTTGAGTGCTTGTGCactctccattgtaatatttatacatactattgcaaagtatcatcatattctgggtaggttcccaccatggtttttccctttactgggttttccatgtaaaaaatctatgtgttgtgtgtcttgttgatgtattttttatcttttctattgttgttcttgatcaaatttgaagttaaggttaatttgtttaagtttggtaaaaactgattcacccccccccactccccaccctctcagttttcctgaATTGTTGTTGGCAATAGGGGGGTCCCTAGGGAAAGTATTAGGATCAAGGCAATAAGGGAGGAAAGTTGGTGTAACTAGGTAATAATTGTTTAATATTCTATTACATTGATAGTTAGTAGTTACTGTACCCATTAACCACCATTTGTTAAGTTGTAACCATTAACGACTTTGGAATCGCATATATATGTGCATGCCCACCTACATTGAATAAGATCAATTAAGTTTGTTTTATTACTCTATCAGTATGCTATGCAATGAGTTCATCgattacacatgacacctatttgctaggttttcatcatggaacttgcccaaggcacttgtttgctaggttttcaccattggatgaatgaACTTTCTTTAgtgttttttcttctctttttttcctctttttttttgacattttctttttttttgcatttttgacatttttgaagaAATATGACACATGATAGGAAatgaaagaaggactcaagcatcttgttgtttAGATAGTAGtcttgaaaaatggaccatgactattgAAAGTATGCTCAAAGCGGTTAATAGGATaatgagatgggactaaggtaATTATGTATGGAAAGGATTGGAAAAAAGGGCTAGTTGAACGGAAAAGAGGTATTGGATAATAAATGGGATATTGGAAGGTCTATAcatgagtggatggaaatgttgggaAGATaagcattggcacacaccttgaggagtAAAGGATTTATGGAAGAAAAATGGATTtcagatattgagattttgatggaggaatggttgtggattttgggacataagaacccaaaatggatgaaggaggtgatggaggaatagatttgaaagcTGGAAAATATTGGCATagaggaataacaattttggatgtcAATTTGGATTTTCATTTAGGATGTTGTACTTCTAGGAGTCATTTGGGAAtctacatggttttttatttttcattcttttgtagttccttggaacacattgcttctactAGTGCTCAAGGAACCCAAAtagtttttgacattttttcatcatttttctcagtgggcctttgcaGCCTTTTGGACACTTCTTTttatttttggatcatattttgctttgtattgacatgttgattatatgggacatgttgatccttgaatgtaTGTAGATTTTTGGACTTATGAATTTTATTCTCGGCATCCAAATTTCTTAGAGAAGGAAAATAATGTGTgtatggataggaatgatatggagctattttggatggatggaaggtgctcaaggatgtgttcctttgttgatcttgaatAGTAGGtagagggatataaggacctaaaatggatggaatggatgaaggggaaggcatataTTTGGATTTTGATTAAGGGATGTAGGATTTAGCAGGAGTACCAATGTCTTCAAGAATTTCACTAGGGCCATGACCATTCATATTTCTTtagatatggaggggttcttgtttgtgaaggtctacccctttccctttataaatattttgaccaaTAGGATACTATTTGCTTCAAGAAGAAGATGCAAgaccattatgaggtggatgtgatatgaaagaaatgatgggatcatgaaATGGATCAGACTAGAGTAGAGGAACCCATTGTGAATGTAGgggattcatgaacatcttgcatgaatatgttagaatcatgagggggatcaggatcatgagAGGTATTaggatcaatgataggctcttcatgagACAAAATGGGAGGATtaaatggatcatcaaaataaatgagatcttggagtgtatatgaagGATTAGggcatggagatggaggaacaaaggaatcttgtggaggatttaaagggatGATAGGGTCTTGTGGTGAACATGAATctaaaaggatactttgatcttgaaaaggagtaagatcattggattcctctttaaaggtgctatgCTCTTGACTTTCAGTGGGATCATTAGGAAGAatggaaaaattaaataaaatttcatcTTAATCAAAATTAATCCttaaatgaagaagaaaaggaagaattaGAATAACTTTAAAAACAAGATAGAATATCCTAATAAAATAAGACAACATTAAAGGATATTATTATAAAAAGAaaatagcaataaaatataggTTTTCACTACAAAATATAACTAGCATGCGTATATTTTGAAAAACTTATGTAAAACATGctgaaatatataatatttttttattattccaataaattattatattattgtagtaattaatattcaattattattatattatgatattataacTGATActctattattattatattatgatactCTATTaaattatgatattgtaattattACTAGtatattatcatatcattgcatttttatttttcttttttcctaaTCTTATTCTTCAGAATAAAGTGGATTTTATATATAGAGACTTTTATCCCTCGCCATGTTCTACTGAGTAATTATTGCAACATTTTAATAACAAATGAATATAGTaattttaaacttaatgaaaaatttattctaaaaaaaaggaagaagaattaaaataaagatatgtttttttaaaattatttgttttttgatttttggaacttaaaaattaaataaaatatcttaataaaagaaataatattaaaagatattcttgccaaaagaagataataataaaaatagaatttattttaattcatatattttctctaatgaataatattaaaaaatatgtatttttttaactttttatagtattaaattttttaaaaattaatataaatgtaAGAATACCTTAAGATTAGTTCAAtcatcttttttttcaattttgaatcaTTGATTTCAGAAAGTAGATCATCCATCTCATATAGAGAATGCCTTCgacataaaaataaatttcaactattaCCTATaacttaaaatattatatatacgAAAAAATATAACATGTCAGTCTATGTAGTGGGGAAGTTCTAATATGCAACTAAAATTGAAAAATCCCTAGCCTCACATGTAGCCTCCTAGTgacaaactcttgatcattttttccaactctatttcaatttttttgtgaggTAATGTAAAAAATATAACTCAAGattcaatatatataaaaaaatttatgcaACATCATACCTAAAAAATCTATCCCAAGGTTCAATATACATAGAGTTATACGCAACATATTTGGAAAATCGAACCCAAGATTCAATATATATAGAATCAAATGCAACATAATATTTAGAAAACAAAGAAGTTTAAGCAATGGAACTATTCATAGACATATCATCTTCTATAATGTTTGTTATGTTGGTAGGAGCTGCCACAATTCTTCTTGTGGAAAATATTATACTAAAACACCATAGAAATTATAGGATCCATCTCCCTCCAATATGTTTGGTCTATTGATTTTGTACTAGATCTCTACAAAACTTCGGTGTATTCTAATTGTCACATCAAATGAGAGTCGGATGGTGAAAAAGGATACTCAACTTAGTGAGAATGTTTTGCAACCAAGTAGCCTGAATTGTAACATTGAGTATTTTATTATAGTAGTAACGAAAGGTGCTATTGATAATAGTGATGATATAGGTAGATTATATACATTTTATTTTGATATCCTCTCTAGTATGCATTTTTATTAATCTCTAAATTTTTTTGGGCTATAAGTACATTTTGTATCTAGTTTGGATATTATGTGGCATATTTTTAAATGTTGTCGGAGTAGTTGTAATACTCCTTTTTTTGAATGAGttgtaatataaaaaaattgaCATAAATTAAAAAATACTGAGGGACTCTTGATTTTGAATGTCCATCTTAGGTCAAAATATGGAGCACACTAAATGGATAGAAGGTCGATCTTACAATATATTTATAGTAGGTGAGATCAACCTTCTATCATTTTAGTGGTTTCTATCATAGACTAGCAAGTGTCCATTTCCCTCTTCATCTATTTTTATTACCATATTTGATTTTGGTATATGCCCCTAATGTCATGCTCTTTAGTGATTGGTGAAATTGCACAACTAACAATTAGAAGTTAAAGAGTTGATTCCTCTTGTGAAGGGGGATTGCATAATCTTCCCAAGGTCTCGAGGTTGTTAATCTTAGATTCATAAGAATTACTCAATGGAATATGAAATGTTGTTAAACAACATAACTATATGGAATTTGTAAGGTAGAAGATGACACAAGATCAAGGAAGCTCAAACTGAGGGTATTAAACTAACAAGATCCTACCTTAACCAACATATTAGGAAAGGAAAAATCAAATGGAAAAGAGAGGAGAAAGTTAAATGGAGAAGAAATCTATCAATTTGCTAGAAAAAATAAGTTGTGTGAGAAGGTAGCCAAGCATAGAAATCtccaaataatttaaaataatttggaTAAAGATCTACATAAGGATATAATGGTGCAAAGGAAGTCTCAAAAGTGTTGATGTTTATGTCCatgtaaaaaaaaataacaaataaaatggaAAATATATAAGACAAAAATTTAAGAATAGAGTTTAGAGCCAAAAATCATGTGTTTAACCAACTCCTTATACAAGATAGACCCTTACATTCATTACACATTCCTTTTCATAAtattaaatttgaatattttattcattGATGCTTCTAGATTTTTAATGAATTTAAACCTAATCCACATGGATATGTTTTGATTTGGTATAATGAATCTAATTAGAAAGGGCTTCTAGATTTTTAACCATTCTAAGCATAGTCCACGTGAAGATGTTTTGAATTGGTATAATGAATCTAACGGaacgacttaaatcacacacattaagcctactcttctaggcttaaaagtgttaaatactcagaattgactaacattctctaaacttaatatgttgcttaatgtatatgGTTTAAGACTGGCCGAATCTAACTAGAAAGAGCATCTAAAATGTTGTTCGTTTTGAGTAACAAAGGAATACCATTTCATAGGCAATGTTATTCGTTTTAAGTAAAATGAAGTCTTCCTACTTCTACTTTGTCTACCACGCATAGAATTAGTATTCTATGTCATAGGGCGCAAAAcgttaaaaaaatcaaaatcaacttCCTTCTTTGTCTACCACGCATAGAATTAGTATTCTGTGTCAGAGGGGAGCGAAACGTAAAACACATCAACTTCCTACTTTGTCTACCATGCATAGAATTAGTATTCTATGCCACGCGCATGACCATTGAAAATAAATTAAGTGATTTATGGTCAAAGTCGGTTGATAGATTTTATCTTGAATACTCGTAGATTTGAACTTGAATAGGACTGTCGATTTTATCTTGAATATATTCTGCCTAGTGACGAACCTTTGGTAAATTTTATCTTGAATGCACGTAGCTGTCTCATGCCTCGGACCGTTGATTTCTCTGCGAGGTAATGCAGAAAATTCAGCTCAAGAGTCAATATATATAGAATCAAGCGCAACGTAATATTTAGAGAAGAAAGAAGTTTAAGCAATGGAAGTATTCACAGACATATCAGCTTCTATGATGTCTGTTATGTTGGTAGGAGCTGCCACAATGCTTGTTGTGGCAACAATTCTACTAAAACGCCATAGAAATTATAGTATCCATCTCCCTCCAGGCCCCAGAGCTCTTCCTGTAATTGGCCACTTTCATCTTCTCATAGATAAAACCAGGCCACTTCACCAGATTCTAAGCTCACTTTCAACACAGTATGGACCTATTATGCATCTCAAATTTGGTAGCTGCCCTGTTTTAGTAGTAAGTTCTTCAGCTTTAGCCAAAGAATGCTTGACGGTGAATGACAAGAATTTTTCATCTCGCCCTTCTCTCGCACAAGGTCAGTTTTTAGGTTACAATAATTATAATCTGGCTTGGGCTCCTTATGGCCGCTATTGGCGAAATGCTAGAAAAATCTGTGTACTTGAGATTCTGACTCCGAAAAGAATCCAAGATTTCGGAAccaagagaaggcaagaaattcaTAAAGCAGTGAATTCTTTGTTTCAGCAGGCACAGTTGAAGAGTATTGTTGACATGAAAAGCGTTTTGGCAAGATTGACTTTTAATATTCTGATGACTATGATTATAGATGAGAAGTACTTCGGAGAGGAATCCGGGATTTCTGTAGATTTAATTACCCACCTGATCGAAGAATTCTTTGTGCTTAATGGAGTAATTGATATTGGGGATTATATTCCCTGGTTGAAGAGGTTTGATTTGCAAGGGTATGAGAAGGCTATGAAGAAGGTACACAAGAATTTAGACTTGTAtatgcagagaattgtggagaagcATAGGGAGAAAGGAATAAAAGACGGGGGGGAGATGGAGGACTTCATTGATGTGCTGATCTCACAGGCAGAGAACAATGGTGAAGCAATTGCTGACAAAGATGCGTTTATTAAAATAACTGCTATTGTAAGTGTTTTTACTTTGCcagttttttttttgacatttttggtttACAATTTCTT
The nucleotide sequence above comes from Cryptomeria japonica chromosome 11, Sugi_1.0, whole genome shotgun sequence. Encoded proteins:
- the LOC131043452 gene encoding cytochrome P450 81Q32, which produces MEVFTDISASMMSVMLVGAATMLVVATILLKRHRNYSIHLPPGPRALPVIGHFHLLIDKTRPLHQILSSLSTQYGPIMHLKFGSCPVLVVSSSALAKECLTVNDKNFSSRPSLAQGQFLGYNNYNLAWAPYGRYWRNARKICVLEILTPKRIQDFGTKRRQEIHKAVNSLFQQAQLKSIVDMKSVLARLTFNILMTMIIDEKYFGEESGISVDLITHLIEEFFVLNGVIDIGDYIPWLKRFDLQGYEKAMKKVHKNLDLYMQRIVEKHREKGIKDGGEMEDFIDVLISQAENNGEAIADKDAFIKITAIVMFSAGSDTSSITLEWALSLLLQHPHVMRKAQEELDSKVGRKRLVEESDIPQLRYLQAIVRETLRLFPPAPLMLPHKSKEACTVGGYHIPAETILMVNAWEIHRDPKVWNKPLDFKPERFMDKEREISNIQLTESDFEMIPFGAGRRGCPGTSLAMSMVQTALASLLQSFDWSIPDGRVIDMNEGVSLTLPRAVPLEVMIKPRLSHNLY